TGATCATACTATGACAGCGATTAATTAGTTAGGTTTTATAGAAGACACAGTAAAAATAACAGCCGATGAGTTAAAAGGTTATATAGAAAGAATCGAAAAACTCGAGCAAGAAAAGAAGGATGTGCAAGATCACATTCGTGATGTATATGCAAAAGCTGCAGATAAAGGTTGGGATACAAAGGTGATGAAACAGATTGTCAGG
This genomic stretch from Wolbachia endosymbiont of Cimex lectularius harbors:
- a CDS encoding DUF2312 domain-containing protein: MEDTVKITADELKGYIERIEKLEQEKKDVQDHIRDVYAKAADKGWDTKVMKQIVRLRKMNDDDREEQEILLDTYKRALGISCEEESSE